One genomic window of Conger conger chromosome 7, fConCon1.1, whole genome shotgun sequence includes the following:
- the LOC133132638 gene encoding frizzled-9: protein MEAFHLKIAISLWCQLMIAGSSLDIAAYDAELGIQAKCEPITIPMCQDIGYNVTRMPNFMKHETQAEASIKLNEFAPLVEYGCDVHLRFFLCSLYAPMCTDKVSNTIPACRPMCEQARQKCSPIMEKFSFGWPDSLDCSRLPTKNDPNALCMEAPENDTKTETKKGEGMLPVPPRARQPGAGGGRAAGSLGSCENPEKFQYVEKSQSCAPRCSSVVDVFWSRQDKDFAFIWMAVWSTLCFVSTAFTVLTFLLDPHRFQYPERPIIFLSMCYNVYSVAFIIRSVAGAENIACDRENGELYIIQEGLESTGCTIVFLILYYFGMASSIWWVILTLTWFLAAGKKWGHEAIEAHSSYFHMAAWGIPAMKTIVILTMRKVAGDELTGLCYVGSMDVNALTGFVLIPLSCYLVIGTSFILTGFVALFHIRKIMKTGGTNTEKLEKLMVKIGVFSILYTVPATCVIICYFYERLNMDYWKFRALEGKCATLPGRRNEDCSLEESVPTVAVFMLKIFMSLVVGITSGVWVWSSKTLQTWQGLCNRKLAVRTSRKPCNGVSCGSTHCHYKAPAVVLHMTKTDPYLDTPTHV, encoded by the coding sequence ATGGAAGCCTTTCATTTGAAGATTGCCATTTCCCTCTGGTGTCAGCTAATGATCGCTGGGTCCAGCTTGGACATCGCCGCTTACGACGCAGAGCTGGGCATACAGGCAAAGTGTGAGCCCATCACCATCCCCATGTGCCAGGACATCGGGTACAACGTGACCAGGATGCCCAACTTCATGAAGCACGAGACGCAGGCCGAGGCCAGCATTAAGCTGAACGAGTTCGCCCCGCTGGTGGAGTACGGCTGCGACGTGCACCTGCGCTTCTTCCTCTGCTCGCTGTACGCGCCCATGTGCACCGACAAGGTGTCCAACACCATCCCGGCCTGCCGGCCCATGTGCGAGCAGGCGCGGCAGAAGTGCTCCCCCATCATGGAGAAGTTCAGCTTCGGCTGGCCCGACTCGCTCGACTGCTCCCGGCTGCCCACCAAGAACGACCCCAACGCCCTCTGCATGGAGGCGCCCGAAAACGACACCAAGACCGAGACCAAAAAAGGGGAGGGCATGCTGCCAGTGCCCCCCAGGGCCAGGCAGCCGGGGGCTGGCGGCGGGCGCGCGGCGGGCAGCCTGGGGTCCTGCGAGAACCCGGAGAAGTTCCAGTACGTGGAGAAGAGCCAGTCCTGCGCCCCCCGCTGCTCGTCGGTCGTGGACGTCTTCTGGTCCCGGCAGGACAAGGACTTCGCCTTCATCTGGATGGCGGTGTGGTCCACCCTCTGCTTCGTCTCCACGGCCTTCACCGTGCTGACCTTCCTCCTGGACCCCCACCGCTTCCAGTACCCCGAGAGGCCCATCATCTTCCTCTCCATGTGCTACAACGTCTACTCGGTGGCCTTCATCATCCGCTCGGTGGCGGGCGCCGAGAACATCGCCTGCGACCGCGAGAACGGCGAGCTCTACATCATCCAGGAGGGCCTGGAGAGCACGGGCTGCACCATCGTCTTCCTCATCCTCTACTACTTCGGCATGGCCAGCTCCATCTGGTGGGTCATCCTCACGCTCACCTGGTTCCTGGCGGCGGGGAAGAAGTGGGGACACGAGGCCATCGAGGCCCACAGCAGCTACTTCCACATGGCGGCCTGGGGCATCCCCGCCATGAAGACCATCGTCATCCTCACCATGAGGAAGGTGGCGGGCGACGAGCTGACGGGGCTGTGCTACGTGGGCAGCATGGACGTCAACGCGCTCACGGGCTTCGTGCTCATCCCGCTGTCCTGCTACCTGGTCATCGGCACCTCCTTCATCCTGACGGGCTTCGTGGCGCTCTTCCACATCCGCAAGATCATGAAGACGGGCGGCACCAACACGGAGAAGCTGGAGAAGCTCATGGTGAAGATCGGCGTCTTCTCCATCCTCTACACCGTCCCGGCCACCTGCGTGATCATCTGCTACTTCTACGAGCGCCTCAACATGGACTACTGGAAGTTCCGGGCGCTGGAGGGCAAGTGCGCCACCCTCCCCGGGCGCAGGAACGAGGACTGCTCGCTGGAGGAGTCCGTGCCCACCGTGGCCGTCTTCATGCTCAAGATCTTCATGTCGCTGGTGGTGGGCATCACCAGCGGGGTGTGGGTCTGGAGCTCCAAGACCCTGCAGACCTGGCAGGGCCTCTGCAACAGGAAGCTGGCGGTCAGGACTAGCAGGAAGCCCTGCAACGGCGTCAGCTGCGGCAGCACCCACTGCCACTACAAAGCCCCGGCCGTGGTGCTCCACATGACCAAAACGGACCCCTATTTAGACACCCCCACGCACGTCTGA